The Bactrocera dorsalis isolate Fly_Bdor chromosome 3, ASM2337382v1, whole genome shotgun sequence genomic interval atcgatcataattcatgccaaatttcgtgaatatattgATGTATATACATTGgaacaaaaaagtacccggaaattgtaaataaaacgcaaaatatttaattaaacatcAAAGTTATTTTGTTGCATTCAAAGTAGTTCTCACTAGATGTAATACATACACTTACGCCAACTATTTTTTCAGTCttcgaaaatactttttatcgttttgatcgactgaaaacgggttccacggaacGGCCATTTCCctttcaaaacaagaaaaaatcacacggagccaaatctgctaaatacggtggttgatcgatagtatttattgcatttttggctttaattcagtcacaatcgtactcttcttggaaaaaaaacttcagttttATCGGAATGAGatgagcaagaacgcgtttcgtacccaaaatattcaccaaaatcgtTCGAACGGACTCTCGAGAGACGTCGTGCTCTCTTGGCATCTCTCTAACATTTCCTAGACAATTTTGAAGCaccatatttttcacatttttaatattttcatgagtTTTAGGAGTCACTCAGCTTGTCAAACtgatgatttatatatatatacgcttTATAAGGCTTCCTATTATCTATCCTATATTATTCTCAAACTCTTAAGCAGGACGATCTTCAATCACCTATTTCTCTTCTACCTTCCTTACAGAATAGATATCAGATGGTATTATTAGTGTAAACAGAAATGTTTTTTCTGACCTTACCGTTCATCTTAAGTGAAAATATTCATTGACCTTtgtatcgatattttaaaagctttctTTTTCATCATACAAAGAGCTGAACTTgcttcttcaatatttttcagtATCAAGAATTTTTGCATGATAACTTCATCACGAATTGGTATACTTAACATAGACCGTTGGAAATAGCCGATAATAAACACATTTCAAaacttcaatttaaaatttataccgGGATTGGAGTAAGGACTGCTTAAGCGGCTAGTCAACAAACTTCTTCAGCGCCTTGAATtaccttttttgaaaaaatattaaccgaCAATTTCAAATGTTTATCAAGATATGCTTGTCAGAACACTGTTTGCATTTTTCTATCAGATTTTTGGCGAAAAAGCTTTATGGTATAGTAGATcttaaaggaaaaaagaaaaaaagtttaaaatcccttttagaacaaaaaaagATGGTTTTGACAAAGACATGAAACAAGATATGCCGGATAACTAAAAAATCTTACATTTCTTCAGTCAAATAAGCTTACTCAGTTTTGCAACCAGTTAATGCattaagtggaatttaaaactttataacTTATGAGCCTAAAGCTACATTACATTACTTTTGtaaagaaatgcaaaataattaagCTCAAAATGTATCATGCTGATTCGGTATTAGAGTTAACATACACTCGTCTTcgttatttataataataaagaggttttcgtttttttatatagagTATTTATCTATCCGTAAGGTCAAACCACCGGTATAGACAATCGTTTTCtcaaattaaaatgtatattcagcataaagtaaatatataataccCTGCAACATTCCCTATACCCTATATGACCCTTTAACCGAtactttttttctcttttttccaaTGAAGTTAGATTGAATCGCTTGATTCTCAGCTAGAGCCATACCTCTATGGTGACCAACACTACTTGTATTTATGCTTCTCGTATaggacaaaataaaaatcgttaAGAAAAAGGAGGATTTTCTCTCTTTAATTAGTAAAATCTTAATAGATTATATCTTTGCTGGTACACTCCttggttttattattatattatattatatatttatgtatatacatacatacatatatcttgcTATTCGATATAAACAGAATTTCGCTATCACTTTAGACCTAATAACCACATGAAATATGCCTTATATGTTTTCTGGCAAATGTGTTGCAACAGAGAATGAAAGAGGCAAAAATGGCGTTGCAAAATGCCACATTTGTACGCAGGTACCTTGTCGTAAATCTTGAACGCCAATTGGGTCATTTTACTCGCCAACGGCCATAAGCGCTTCACATATGAATACTATTCAATAATAAACACATggatgtgttgttgttgttggttgtgttTGCCTTTATGATCAAATGTTTGCATGCATAtaggaataataataaataaaacacgcGTAATTTAACGAGctgacaaattttgtatgccactaattaacaaataaacaaagCGGAATGAGTGTAATATAcaagtaatcaaaaatatagaggTATTTACGTATGCAatcatgtatatatttatttcttttctacTTTCATACACTTCTGTGGAAATTATTGtagaaaaagtttcgaaaagtccaaaataaataattaaaatctgTATACATTGATTTATACTGCAGCCTAAAATCTTGAGCGGGAAAGAAAGTTTGGACTATTTAAAAGTTAGTTTTACCTGAGAAAAGAGTAAAAATGTTTCtctttactttttcaaaaaagtctAATTGCGGtctagttgtttttttttctgaaggAAGGATGATTCATTCTCTTTCCCATTATTTTCACTAACTCATCGCTTTTAATTTGCTTCTTTGACGTAAAAAATAGAACAATTCTTAGTTCTTCTTATTCTTCCATTACACTTACTTTTACAGAATATCCTAACGCATAAACAACCCAAAAGCTAACCTGAAATGTAACCTTCCATTGGATCAGACCCGCAGAAAACCcgttaaataaatttctatattaTAATGTCGAGTTGATAGTTCTTAGCGAGCTGCGAGGACCCTTCCGTTTACCTTTTTTAAACCTATTTTTAATTGGACACACAATTCAACATTCAGATACTATTTTTCTTAAGGAAAAGTATGAagccatatgtagaagttcacgcaaatggggaagttctctgagcgccattcacttgggagtgaccagaaacgatgcTATATATgcgtatggctcaagcagctcacggctTCTGTTCTTAAACCAAGTATAATTGAATGAACCcaaaaacatctgtttgaagacgAGAGTGAGACGGTGAAATATACCTCTATAGGGTTGGGCGTTTGGAACCCACCATGttaaaaactccaataaaaAGGAGATGTGTTACAaattctaattgaaaattaagcaCTGGCGACCGGCTTTTTTCTTATTCGGGttatgttacatacatacataattctgttaaaaataaatccattaatttttggttaaattaaatgttttatttatcgTAAATGGTCCAATTTAAGGCAAATATACACCGTTTTGTTCGATAACTTCTTGCCATTCCTAAGGCGATTTCATAATGCCGCTCTCATAGATTCCCTCGATCCTATTAGTAAAACACTGGAACAGTAAAATCAAGACGTAAAAATCACTTGGTGTCAGATCTGGAGATTAAGGTGGATGCATAAGAAACTCTCAACTAAGCTCCCGGAGCTTCTGGCCACTAACTAATGATGTGTGGCCTGGCGTTTTCCTGATAGAACACAATTCCTCCCCTATTTGCAATAACCGGCCGCTTCTGACAGTACACGTCCGAATTAAGATATCCCATCAAGCACATAGCAATATCTTCCAAACCGTCAGTTCTAGACTGGCCACAATTTGTGAAGGCTCACCAAGATTCCGTTTATCAATAGTAACCATCCGCTTTAGAAATGGAGAGATTTTATTGCCATTCAGCAGCAATTCATATAATATCGGGTTTTGTTTTGCATTAAGTCGTGTGTTGTTTTTTTACCCAGTCTTATTTAAAGGTTAGTTCCTTTCCTCTTGCATTCGAAATGATGATCAATCTCGAGTATTACCATTATTTGATAGATATTTTCCATAATTGAACTTCCAGACTTGGTTTACATTATCAAGATTGTAAAAGCTAATCACATTTCCAGACGCCTGGCTTGAATTTTTGGGTTTATCTAAGCAAAACTGTAAGATATGGAGTATTTTCTCTTCTTTGGTAGAGCAATTTTCTAAACACAtctattgaaaatttcacagacTTTTTTCACTAATACCTATGATTTAATAAATCTAGGatatcaaacaaaattttcctttttaactCGAAGTAAGACTGGAAACATCGGAAATCATTTATTAGCTTTTGATAACAGATTAAGAGTCTTTCGAAACACCTACGTTGCTCACTAACTGGGAATAAttcacataaattatttttacatttttttaacacttacatatctatatttatatatacatacttatattatagactttattatatataattctatagaAATTAATATGTTACCTTTCCTTTTACTATATTTCTATAGACGGAGGCAGAATACGACAAAGAACAGCTGCGAAGTAAGCACTTAATGATCTCAACTTTTATCTTTAAATCTTGTTATAACTTTATACAAAATTCTCTTAAAAAACAGTTATGCGCAACGCTTTCAAAGCGTTCGATCATGATGAGCGTGGCTACATTGAATACAATGATGTACAGACCATTCTCGAGATACTCGGTCAAAAACTGGACGACAAAGCTATAAAAGCGCTAATCAAGGAGGTCGACAAGTCGAACTCGGGCAAACTGGATTTCTCACAATTCTGCAAATTGGCTGCACGCTTTGTGGAAGTCGAAGAGGACACGCCGGCATTGGCCAGCGAGTTGAAGGAAGCGTTTCGCGTTTACGATAAGGAGGGTAAAGGCTATCTGACGGTGCAAGTACTTCGTGACATTCTGCGTGAATTGGATGATAAACTATCGGCCAGCGATTTGGATATGATTATCGAGGAAATTGATGCGGACGGCTCAGGCACTGTCGATTTCGATGGTGAGACtgctatttattatttttacacccAAATTACCGTTAAAATAATATCACTTTCTATTTTAGAATTCATGCAAGTGATGACaggtaaaaatttctatgatCTGACATTCAAACGGCATTTTGTGTTCGCTTCCGACGCTGTGCCCCGTCACTGTTGGACACCTGCATGCAGAGCACACGATTGTCCCTCACGTCGCTTGCGCTTACATCGTCGCATCGAGTGGCATTTTGAACGTTTGTTCGAGCAAATGTGTCGCCCCTTGCATGTCTGGCATAAACCGCTAACCTCGCTTGCAAGCATCTCCACCACATGCCCCGCTATACCCGCGGCACATTCCTCTATATGTACTACAAGCAAACATACAGTgaatatacaaaacaaaacaaaaagcacgGACCACAAGGGAAATGCCAAATTTACACAGACAACAAATATTGAGGAAACCGAAATTATGCCACGCAAGCACTGTTCGGGTTGCTATCACTCGGTATTTCGTCCACGCTTCCCAAAATGGGTACCCATCTTAACCCTGTATCGTGAATTAGTGCAGAATCCCTTCCGCCGTCGTACACGCCTCATGATTACCCATAACTGAAACGCTTGAGTCCTAACCACAACCTCACATTTCTCACTAACTTGTTTATTTACCTCGCCACTGCCGTTTTCACTGccaaaatgttgtttatttcatatttgtttaataAGTTATTATCACTTTCTCTAATCTATAGGTTAAGCTACGATTCTAGTTATTGAAGTACAAAAAGTCTTAAGTGTCACCGTTGTATTGCAGCAATGAAGTAAATTTTCTTATTCTAATTACTTTGAACAagcgaaatatttgtttttaaacatCTAATTTATTGTTGGATTTGAGTTGAACACTTTTTtccttaaattaatataataaaaagtaaatgctaaaataaaacacataatgtttttttttctcaaatactGGTTTAGAGAGGTTTGATACTACAGTCTTATATCTATCAATGGAAGAGTTCAAGTTTAGTATTGAAAGAGCTGTAGTGAAATGTTCTAGGTGCCTCGCACCAAAACCCCAAAGCATGGTAGCGTCAAGTATAAATCTCAACTCGGAATCCGCGCTCACTGAAAAAAAACTCAATGAAACTAGTAGGTCACAGCAGCTGTGCTACACGGCGATTGTAATATCAATTCCGCTTTATGGTGCAGTAGTGTGAAGGATAGGCTTTCGGAAATCTACCAACCGAAAGCCAACAGAAACGGTTCAACGAATAGCTGTGCTGTAGATAAAGAGTGCTTCAACGTCCTTCCCAGCTGCGGCTCTTGAACAAGTGCGAGTCCTGTCACCAAATAGACATCTTCGTTGAAAAGCGCGTGGCATTGTCTCGTGGGTAATGGAGGTTTTGGCAAGCGCCGACTACATAATTTCACTCCTTATTTGAAAACGAAGGTTCTGAGCAAACATAAAAAGAGATAGTTGGCTTAAAGGTATATTAGCTGCTAACAACACATTGAACATTTATACGGATTGATCAATATGGCGATCAATATGGAGTGATATATTGTCTGGAGTTAAGTATAAGGCAGGCTTTTAAGCTGGATCACTGCGGTATATTTAAATTCGAGTTTTTTTGCTATTACTACCCTCTAATGCATCAGCAAACAACTCCACGGTTAACTTCTGCTTGGCTGTCCACAGCAGCAATCAAGCTCATACATTTCGGCGAAAAGTGTGTTGAGAAGGTGGGCTGATGTGGTGGAGAGTGTCACAAAAGCATAGAGGGAAATGATTTAGATTGATATATACAAGTAATATggcaaaaacttaaatttacttTATGTGGTTAACTTTACttaaaaacaaacgaaaatacCTTACCATAACCAATGGTTGGTGTaatcctaaatgtatgcaacgtTTATAAGTACTTcgaaatataaagtaaaattgtataaattttgcgaggcttaaaaatattattgaaaataaacaagCTTAAAATATGATAATTCGTTTTTGCAGAAATTATCTGCCGAAACTTTTAAACCCATGATATAGTAGTCTTTTTAGAGATTAGAAGAAGTCAATAGTTAATATTACATAgtttgtcaaatatctcccttccgcctttttatcttttgaatttcgtagctatgtataaagcgctataGAGGTTGCATCTGGCCTAACCTataaaacgacgctatgcatgattagtttggatattgcgttcaacagttatagacgtgtaaacatggacgCGGAAATTCgcgcgaacaactggaccgcttgaagcaggcgatcgaccagaagcgttcaggattggccaacaggaagggtgtggTGTTCCACTAGGACatcgccagaccacacacttcgttgatgactcgtcagaagctacgggagttCGGATGGGAGCTtatatcgcatccaccatatagtccGGACATAGcccaagtgattactacctgttcctgtccatggtgAATGCCCTTGTTGgagtaaagttgaactcaaaagaggcttgtgaaaattGGCTATCCGAGTCCTTCGCAAATATCGAGGGGGGCTTCTAAGAGGGGGTACTATGAAGTTGCCGtttagatggaaacagattatcaaatgaaacggcgcatatttgaactaaatccgatcactgtaacactttttaaaaagcattgttaaagagcaaaaaagcgagAGGGAGATATATCACAACctaatatattacatataaccTTATTTCTATCTCGATTTGTTTtcggtgatacgtacaaccgttaggtggactaaattataatactctgtaacaacaggttgcaagagtataaaaagtacatATATCTACTTGGATGATCCGTTAttataaatgttgttgttgttttgaaaaaataagtgAGTCTTATAACCATTATGGTTTATTCTTTACGGAATTATTGTAAATCTTGAACATATTGCCAAAAATAGATGTTGACTCATTGACATATAGCATGTATGCTTATACACTTTCAAGTACAAGTATGTATTCAtgtataccatacatatatacatatgtgagtagCAATTCATATGTTTATTGCTATTAATGTTTgcgttttgcatatttttgaaaatccaattaattttcttaacaaaatgTTGGCAAAAATAGTGCAAAGAATGTCATTGAACAGCGTTCATTAGTCGTCGGATATCGTGATTAGCGTGAAAAATTCACCAATCGACATTGCATTCAATTGTCATGTACTCAggtaagtatgtgtatatgtatatttgcaaatGATTTGTTTGTCTGCAAAGCTTTTATGGAGCATAGCAACTCTATTTGATATTTGCAGCAGGACAAAAAATGTGAATGGAACGAACAAcaaacagaagaaaaaaatataagtcgtagcaaaattaatttgcagCCACTTTTGCATGCAAATGTTtagatgtgtgtgtgcgaaGTGTGTTTGTGCAGCAAATCACGCGCTGggtaattaaaaatcaattttaaatatattggagcatattttcttcatattaatgTATTTTGAAAAGCGACTTTCGGCCCGtcgatttatttatatgaaaatagagGGTGATACAATAGGAGCGGCTGCATAAAAGGTACTTTACTCGTGCTAAGTcggttaataaaattaagataatattttttgtggcaCATATAACATGCAGCGCGAACATTTTGCTTTCGAAGCACCCTGTATGAAGCATACAGCGCTAATATAGAGCTACCTTTTACGTGACTTGCAATTCGCATTCTTTTCATTGAGATATTTGATTTATACAAATATGCTCTTTTGTGTACACAcacttccatatacatatgtacatatatgtatgtatgatatactatatatggtaCATTTAACAATTACTTTTTATGTTAATGCCTAGATCTGCATACGCACATAAATTATGCCTGTCATAAGCAATTTAGTTcctatatgcgtacacatattgGCATAACAGCGGCAACTCTCATTTCTAACTGTCATTAAACCACAATTTAATTGTGCCAATAATCTAACGGcgctttttgttttctttttgcccAAACAACGTCCTTGAAATGGCTACAAAATGCCGTTAgtgcataaaattttcattactcACAGCTTTTTGGCGTGTTTTGTGCAAATAACGGTGTTTCTGCTACTTTTATCACCCATTCGTTGTGCTGTTATTGAAATGTAAAGTCATCTTTGTCTCGAATTCACAGGTTGAACTCTTTACAGTGCGTAATCAAGCACTTGCTCTCCGTGGTGTTTTACGGTTGTCGCAATAAACTGTTTTATTAATGGCATTACACTTAACTGCGTGAGTTCAAGCATGTCGTATATTTAGTGCTAAACAAGTGCACAAACTCAGCTATGCTTTGGTGTCCTTAATTGTCAATAGCTTGATGCCACATTAACCCTTAGGTGGTAGTTGACAttacaataattgaaattatagtcatatgttgttgttatagtggCAGAAAATATTCCGcatataattttgaagaatgCTTCAGCTTATCTGTCTTTGAAACGATGAAAATCCAGATCCGTTCCAGGGAAAGTAAACCCAACTGTCGGAGCGGAAGCGAAAAAGCACTAACAGTTCATCACAGATGTTGTTTTCTAGTTGAATTTACTATTAAATTTAATGGTACGAGTATTCGAGTTCATCAGAGAGATAGATTTAGATGAAGAATATCATAGAGTTGCTAAACCAAACTCTGGCtgctccttctctacccatatactGACGAGCGAGTTGTAGGTGGGAAAAAGAAGTTGGAAGAGagaaaaggcaccctagaaccgctatcggtagaatgatAGCGAGCCGGTGCTCCcatatcctcttgtgttctgcCACTAGATAGCTTTTTTGGCCCAAgtagtccagtcatttaagattaaattaggtaagaattTCGGAATTCGAGATACCCAGCTGTAAGTCTCattttcttccatacagcttcttcAGATAGCGTttggtaagattcccaaccttaACTGTCTGAAACTGTCTAACAATCTATCGATCTAAAAATGAGCCATAGCCGAAAAATGCAATATTCGCTAAAGGCACTGAAGACTATCCCAGCTGAGACTTAATCGTTGCACAAGGAAATTCTAGTAAACCAAAAGTAATTAACGCCTTGGAAGGGTTAAGACTGTTCTAGTTATTAACGAATTTTTATTCTACTGTAATTTTTGTTCTCAAATTCTCGAAAGTGTTAGTTTTATAGTGGTATTACCCgctgattttatatatttctttgctCGTTAAGCAGCGTGCTATAGTTGGTTAAATTGAAGTTTTTTCGTGATTTCTGTCGCCATTACTACGTTAAACACTGTTTTGATTTCACATATCTGTATGTTACGAGTTtactttttcagaaaaattgaaCTGCCGCCAGCTGTGATAACAGTTCTTTTAGTTAGCCTAATCAAAAACTACTCTACTTAAGCTCTTAATTAAGAAATGCCCGCGGCTGTGGATTTTAGTAAAAAGAATTATGTGAAATAAAGCTATAAATAACTCTTTAAAATCCATAAACGCAAATCTCGTCGATAATAGTTACTATGAAATATAGTGAGAAGAACTTACAAATTTGGAGTTAGTGGCATATTCATgattcttagattattttagAAGTTTTTATTAGACTTATAATTTCctgaaaatttctgaatttgttaAGCTGCTTAATGTctccaaaatattaaaaatcaataaaaataaaatttacttattaaacaaacttttatttaatatt includes:
- the LOC105226208 gene encoding troponin C yields the protein MTEAEYDKEQLRIMRNAFKAFDHDERGYIEYNDVQTILEILGQKLDDKAIKALIKEVDKSNSGKLDFSQFCKLAARFVEVEEDTPALASELKEAFRVYDKEGKGYLTVQVLRDILRELDDKLSASDLDMIIEEIDADGSGTVDFDEFMQVMTG